The following coding sequences are from one Bacillus solimangrovi window:
- a CDS encoding putative glycoside hydrolase, which yields MGKHRAMKTILMWMFVSVLLLGGMPSISYAEGESMTVTLHGKKQVKLATLELPKQMKRFSYDSGLSFNYPDAVRGVYLTGHTAGGYQTYIDYVNGERDSLTTPGRKFGEIVERTEQTDLNAMVIDIKDDWGNLTYIPDEDSPFYKYGKPYIREPRKLLEYLEEKEIYPIARIVVFKDSVWPKERPELSFKQDGQVWTNRRGESFVNPFLKEVWDHNVQIAIEAAKLGFKEIQFDYVRFPEGFEHRDDTLEYGMGEYENIEMDNVQKRVKAVTDFVAYAKEQLEYYDVDVAVDIFGYTATLPEAPGIGQNFTKISQHVDVISSMIYPSHWTAYFGIAKPDLEPYRLVTEYAKVEKQKLAELENPPTSRPWIQDFTASYLGSGNYRTYGKEEVEAQIRALNEQGINEYLLWNAANNYTKNVDYTP from the coding sequence ATGGGGAAACATCGTGCAATGAAAACCATCTTAATGTGGATGTTTGTAAGTGTGCTTCTATTAGGAGGTATGCCATCTATCAGTTATGCTGAAGGTGAGTCTATGACAGTCACATTGCATGGGAAGAAACAAGTAAAGCTTGCTACTTTGGAGCTTCCAAAGCAAATGAAGCGATTCAGCTATGATTCTGGTCTAAGCTTCAACTATCCAGACGCTGTACGGGGTGTGTATTTAACAGGACACACTGCTGGTGGTTATCAAACCTACATTGATTATGTAAATGGTGAACGGGATTCTTTAACGACACCAGGTAGGAAATTTGGTGAAATTGTCGAAAGAACAGAACAAACTGATTTAAATGCAATGGTAATCGATATTAAAGATGATTGGGGAAACCTTACATACATTCCTGATGAAGATTCACCATTTTATAAGTATGGGAAGCCATATATTCGTGAACCGAGAAAATTACTTGAGTATTTAGAGGAAAAAGAAATTTATCCAATTGCTCGAATTGTTGTTTTCAAAGATTCAGTTTGGCCAAAAGAGCGCCCTGAACTTTCATTTAAACAAGATGGTCAAGTTTGGACGAATCGCCGTGGAGAGTCGTTTGTGAATCCATTCTTAAAAGAAGTATGGGATCATAACGTTCAAATAGCGATTGAAGCTGCTAAATTAGGTTTTAAAGAAATTCAGTTTGATTACGTCCGTTTCCCAGAAGGATTTGAGCATCGTGATGATACGCTTGAATATGGTATGGGTGAGTATGAAAATATCGAAATGGACAATGTTCAAAAGCGTGTTAAAGCTGTTACAGATTTTGTTGCATATGCGAAAGAACAGCTTGAGTATTATGATGTGGATGTAGCTGTTGATATTTTTGGTTATACAGCAACATTGCCTGAAGCACCAGGAATTGGTCAAAACTTCACGAAGATATCACAACATGTAGACGTTATTTCTTCGATGATATATCCTAGTCACTGGACTGCATATTTTGGCATTGCTAAGCCTGATCTAGAACCATACCGTCTTGTAACAGAATATGCAAAGGTTGAAAAACAAAAGTTAGCTGAATTAGAGAACCCTCCAACCTCTAGACCATGGATTCAAGATTTTACCGCTTCATATCTAGGTTCAGGAAATTATCGAACTTATGGTAAGGAAGAAGTTGAAGCACAAATTCGTGCATTAAATGAACAAGGAATTAACGAATACTTGCTTTGGAATGCAGCGAACAACTATACAAAAAATGTAGATTATACGCCATAA
- a CDS encoding ABC transporter ATP-binding protein, which translates to MAQKQEVLLEIKNLKQHFGKGDGIVKAVDGISFDIYRGETLGLVGESGCGKSTTGRTIIRLYNATDGQVIFDGEDVHGKKSKAELKKFNRKMQMIFQDPYASLNPRMTVADIIAEGIDIHGLASSKSERMKRVYELLETVGLNREHANRYPHEFSGGQRQRIGIARALAVDPEFIIADEPISALDVSIQAQVVNLMQKLQEDKGLTYLFIAHDLSMVKYISDRIGVMYFGKLVELTTSEQLYKNPLHPYTKSLLSAIPLPDPDYERNRIREVYDLEEHKKLMNGEEPEFREVSPGHWVSCTKAEFEEYKKQVKN; encoded by the coding sequence ATGGCGCAAAAACAAGAGGTATTGCTCGAAATTAAAAACCTGAAACAACACTTCGGAAAAGGTGATGGAATTGTAAAAGCTGTTGATGGAATTTCATTTGACATTTACCGTGGTGAAACGTTAGGTCTAGTTGGAGAGTCTGGTTGTGGTAAATCAACAACAGGTCGAACAATTATTCGACTATATAATGCAACAGATGGCCAAGTAATCTTTGATGGTGAAGATGTACATGGTAAGAAATCTAAGGCAGAATTAAAGAAATTCAATCGTAAAATGCAAATGATCTTCCAAGATCCGTATGCTTCTTTAAACCCTAGAATGACGGTAGCTGATATTATTGCAGAGGGAATTGACATTCACGGTCTTGCGAGTTCGAAGTCAGAGCGTATGAAGAGAGTATACGAACTGCTAGAAACTGTTGGTCTTAACCGTGAGCATGCGAATCGTTATCCACACGAATTCTCTGGTGGTCAACGTCAGCGTATCGGAATTGCACGTGCACTTGCTGTAGATCCAGAATTCATTATTGCTGATGAACCGATTTCTGCACTTGACGTTTCGATTCAAGCTCAAGTTGTTAACTTAATGCAGAAGTTACAAGAAGATAAAGGATTAACGTATTTGTTCATTGCCCATGATTTATCGATGGTTAAATACATTAGTGACCGTATTGGCGTAATGTATTTCGGGAAGTTAGTTGAACTTACAACCAGTGAACAATTATACAAAAATCCATTGCATCCTTATACGAAATCATTATTATCTGCGATTCCACTTCCAGATCCAGATTACGAACGTAATCGTATTCGTGAAGTATATGATCTAGAAGAACATAAGAAATTAATGAATGGTGAAGAACCAGAATTTCGTGAAGTAAGCCCAGGACATTGGGTATCTTGTACGAAAGCTGAGTTTGAAGAATATAAGAAACAAGTGAAAAACTAA
- a CDS encoding ABC transporter ATP-binding protein gives MEKIIEVKDLKVSFHTFAGEVQAVRGVNFHVNKGETLAIVGESGSGKSVTTQSIMRLIPMPPGEIKEGQILFQGEDLVKKTDREMEKVRGKDISVIFQDAMTSLNPTMKIGRQITESMLKHNNVSKADAHNRAIELLELVGIPRPEKRINQYPHEFSGGMRQRAMIAVALASDPKLLIADEPTTALDVTIQAQILELLKDIQKKTGTSIIFITHDLGVVANVADRVAVMYGGKVVETGTVDDVFYNPQHPYTWGLLASMPDLDTDQGMLQAIPGSPPDLTNPPKGDAFAARNPYAMKIDFEQQPPMFKISDTHYAATWLLHENAPKVEPPEIVKRRMKQYKTKAGER, from the coding sequence ATGGAGAAAATAATTGAAGTAAAAGATCTGAAAGTATCATTCCATACATTTGCTGGCGAAGTGCAAGCTGTTCGTGGCGTGAACTTTCATGTAAATAAAGGGGAAACGTTAGCAATCGTGGGTGAATCAGGATCAGGTAAGAGTGTAACGACACAGTCGATCATGCGCTTGATCCCAATGCCTCCAGGTGAAATTAAAGAAGGACAAATTCTTTTTCAAGGTGAAGACCTCGTTAAGAAAACAGATCGTGAAATGGAAAAAGTCCGTGGGAAAGATATTAGTGTTATTTTCCAAGATGCGATGACATCGTTAAATCCAACGATGAAAATTGGTCGCCAAATTACTGAAAGTATGTTGAAACACAATAATGTTTCTAAAGCAGATGCACATAACCGTGCAATTGAATTATTAGAACTTGTTGGAATTCCTCGCCCAGAAAAACGTATTAATCAATATCCACACGAGTTTTCTGGTGGAATGAGACAACGGGCGATGATTGCAGTTGCACTTGCATCTGATCCGAAATTATTAATCGCTGATGAACCAACAACGGCGTTGGATGTTACGATTCAAGCACAAATTCTTGAGTTGCTGAAAGATATTCAGAAGAAGACGGGAACTTCGATTATCTTTATTACACATGATCTAGGTGTTGTAGCAAACGTAGCAGATCGTGTAGCTGTTATGTATGGTGGAAAAGTTGTTGAAACGGGAACAGTAGATGATGTGTTCTATAATCCACAACATCCGTATACGTGGGGACTATTGGCTTCAATGCCAGACTTAGATACTGATCAAGGGATGCTTCAAGCGATTCCTGGTTCACCACCAGATTTAACGAACCCACCAAAAGGTGATGCGTTTGCTGCTCGTAATCCGTATGCAATGAAGATTGATTTTGAACAACAACCACCAATGTTCAAAATTAGTGATACGCATTATGCAGCAACATGGTTACTTCATGAGAATGCACCGAAAGTCGAGCCACCTGAAATTGTAAAGCGTCGTATGAAACAATACAAAACGAAGGCTGGTGAACGATAA
- a CDS encoding ABC transporter permease → MEQISKEMFEKVGVNTSESEKISRPSISFWKDVWMRFKQNKLAMTGVVLIFLIGVMAIIGPYLTPYDYATNDLINADQPPSAEHWFGTDDLGRDVFTRLWEGARISLFIGLAAAAIDLVIGVIWGGLSGFIGGRTDEIMMRIADILWAVPYLLLVILLMVVFEPGLATMIVAMTITGWINMARIIRGQVLQLKHQEYVMASQTLGANTSRVMRKHLIPNTMGPILITMTLTIPGAIFTEAFLSYLGLGIPAPLASWGTMASDGVPALQYYPWRLFFPATFICLTIFAFNVIGDGLRDALDPRLRK, encoded by the coding sequence ATGGAACAAATTTCAAAAGAAATGTTTGAAAAAGTTGGAGTTAACACATCAGAATCGGAAAAAATCTCGCGTCCAAGTATATCGTTTTGGAAAGATGTATGGATGCGGTTTAAACAAAATAAATTAGCGATGACAGGTGTCGTATTAATATTTTTAATTGGAGTTATGGCGATAATTGGACCGTATCTTACACCATATGATTACGCAACAAATGACTTAATTAATGCCGATCAACCGCCTTCTGCTGAACATTGGTTCGGGACTGATGATCTTGGGCGTGACGTCTTTACCCGTTTATGGGAAGGTGCACGAATTTCGTTATTTATCGGTCTTGCAGCAGCAGCGATTGACTTAGTAATCGGGGTTATCTGGGGTGGTTTGAGTGGTTTCATAGGTGGGCGTACAGATGAAATTATGATGCGTATTGCCGATATTTTATGGGCTGTACCGTATTTACTACTAGTTATCCTACTCATGGTCGTATTCGAACCAGGTCTCGCTACGATGATTGTTGCGATGACGATTACAGGTTGGATTAATATGGCTCGTATCATTCGTGGACAAGTGTTACAACTGAAACATCAAGAATATGTAATGGCTTCACAAACTTTAGGTGCAAATACGAGCCGTGTTATGAGAAAACATTTAATCCCAAACACGATGGGACCTATTTTAATTACAATGACATTAACAATACCAGGTGCGATTTTTACAGAAGCATTTTTAAGTTATTTAGGACTCGGTATACCAGCACCATTAGCAAGTTGGGGAACGATGGCAAGTGACGGTGTACCAGCACTTCAGTATTATCCTTGGCGTTTGTTCTTCCCAGCAACATTTATTTGCTTAACGATCTTCGCATTTAACGTAATTGGTGACGGTTTGCGTGACGCGCTTGATCCGCGCCTACGTAAGTAG
- a CDS encoding ABC transporter permease, whose amino-acid sequence MFKYIAKRLLYMLFTLWLIVTVTFFLMRAAPGSPFTGEKELPPAIQANLEAYYGLDKPWYMQYVDYVVSVAKWDFGPSFKYKGQSVNDLINDGFPVSFMLGMEAIFLALAFGVLLGVIAALRHNKWQDYTAMIIAVLGISVPSFIMASALQYFLAIKLQIFPVARFDTFMHTVLPALALASTPMAFIARLTRSSMLEVINNDYIKTAKSKGLNAREITIRHTLRNAMMPVVSYMGPLVSGILTGSFVIEKIFGIPGLGMHFVTSISNRDYSVIMGVTVFFSVLLLVSILLVDIAYSLIDPRIKLADKKGE is encoded by the coding sequence TTGTTTAAGTACATTGCCAAGCGATTATTATATATGTTGTTTACGCTGTGGCTCATCGTAACCGTAACATTCTTTTTAATGCGTGCGGCACCAGGTTCACCATTTACAGGTGAGAAAGAGTTACCGCCAGCAATACAAGCGAACTTAGAGGCGTATTATGGGCTAGACAAGCCATGGTATATGCAATATGTCGATTATGTAGTTTCAGTAGCAAAATGGGATTTTGGTCCATCCTTTAAGTATAAAGGGCAATCGGTAAATGATTTGATTAACGATGGTTTTCCAGTTTCTTTCATGTTAGGGATGGAAGCAATCTTCTTAGCGTTAGCATTTGGTGTTCTACTCGGTGTTATAGCTGCTCTAAGGCATAATAAATGGCAAGATTATACAGCTATGATTATTGCTGTACTGGGAATCTCCGTACCGAGCTTCATCATGGCATCTGCCCTGCAATATTTCCTTGCAATCAAACTTCAAATATTCCCTGTTGCAAGATTTGATACGTTTATGCACACGGTGTTACCAGCACTTGCATTGGCTTCAACGCCGATGGCATTTATCGCTCGATTAACACGTTCAAGCATGTTAGAAGTAATAAACAATGATTACATTAAAACAGCAAAGTCTAAAGGACTAAACGCAAGAGAAATTACGATTCGTCATACGCTTCGTAACGCAATGATGCCTGTAGTATCCTATATGGGACCATTAGTTTCTGGGATTTTAACAGGTAGTTTCGTCATTGAGAAAATTTTCGGTATTCCAGGCTTAGGGATGCACTTTGTAACAAGTATTTCAAACCGTGATTATTCGGTTATTATGGGTGTAACGGTCTTCTTCAGTGTATTACTACTTGTTTCAATCCTTCTTGTAGATATTGCCTATAGCTTGATTGATCCGCGTATCAAGTTAGCGGATAAGAAGGGGGAGTAA
- a CDS encoding peptide ABC transporter substrate-binding protein yields the protein MKKRLSVLFSLLLAFSLVLTACTGGGNEATPGAGEGTDEGTTEPTTEAVEQVFRANITSEPFSLNPSLANDSTSGNVLLQTFEGLTRIDESGKPQPAMASEIKTSEDLKTYTFTIRDDAKWSNGDPVTANDFEFAWKWALDPANDAQYAYQLYYLKNAAQANAGEVSTDEVGVTAVDEKTLQVELENPTPYILELTAFYTYFPVNSKIAKENDKWYTDAGELYTSNGPFKMTEWSHNDTIVLEPNENYWDKDTVKLERIEFSMINDENTELNMFKSGQLTWAGDNFGSLPSEAVPSLEKEGKLNIKPTAGTYWYKFHTEKEPFNNANIRKAFSYAIDREALVKSVTKTGEIPAMAAVPPSMFPENEQGYFKDNDIETAKELLQKGMEELGYSSVEDMPEIKLSYNTSESHQKIAQAVQDMWKNNLGVNVELENAEWAVYIEKLHQGDYQIGRMGWLGDFNDPMNFLELYKELGGNNDTRWHDDEFASLLEQSQTETDPEKRTAMLKQAEEIFIDAMPVAPIYFYTNAWVQEDNLKGIVMSGLGDVQLKWAHFE from the coding sequence ATGAAGAAACGTTTATCCGTATTATTTAGTTTATTGCTTGCGTTCTCACTAGTACTTACAGCATGTACTGGTGGCGGTAACGAAGCAACACCTGGAGCTGGTGAAGGAACTGATGAAGGAACAACAGAACCTACTACTGAAGCTGTTGAACAAGTATTCCGTGCAAATATTACTTCTGAGCCGTTCTCACTGAACCCAAGTTTAGCGAACGATTCAACTTCAGGTAATGTATTGTTACAAACGTTTGAAGGTTTAACACGTATCGATGAATCAGGTAAACCACAACCAGCTATGGCTTCAGAAATCAAAACTTCTGAAGATTTAAAAACATACACATTCACAATTCGTGATGATGCAAAATGGTCTAATGGTGACCCTGTAACAGCAAATGATTTTGAATTTGCTTGGAAATGGGCACTTGATCCTGCAAACGATGCACAATATGCATACCAACTTTACTATTTGAAAAATGCTGCACAAGCAAATGCTGGTGAAGTTTCAACTGATGAAGTTGGTGTTACTGCAGTAGATGAGAAAACGTTACAAGTGGAATTAGAAAACCCAACACCTTACATCTTAGAGTTAACAGCTTTCTATACTTATTTCCCGGTTAATAGTAAAATCGCGAAAGAAAATGACAAATGGTACACAGATGCTGGTGAGCTTTATACATCTAATGGTCCATTCAAGATGACTGAGTGGAGTCATAACGATACAATCGTTCTTGAGCCAAATGAAAATTATTGGGATAAAGATACTGTTAAGTTAGAGCGTATTGAGTTCTCTATGATTAATGATGAAAACACAGAGTTAAACATGTTTAAAAGTGGACAACTTACTTGGGCTGGAGATAACTTCGGTTCATTACCTTCAGAAGCAGTTCCTTCTTTAGAAAAAGAAGGGAAATTAAATATTAAACCAACTGCAGGTACTTACTGGTACAAGTTCCACACAGAAAAAGAACCATTTAACAATGCAAATATCCGTAAAGCATTCTCATATGCAATCGATCGTGAAGCACTTGTAAAGAGCGTTACGAAAACTGGTGAAATCCCAGCGATGGCTGCTGTTCCACCTTCAATGTTCCCAGAGAACGAACAAGGATATTTCAAAGATAATGATATTGAAACAGCGAAAGAATTGTTACAAAAAGGTATGGAAGAGTTAGGTTATAGCAGTGTTGAAGATATGCCAGAAATCAAACTTTCATACAACACAAGTGAATCACATCAAAAGATTGCACAAGCTGTTCAAGATATGTGGAAGAACAACCTTGGTGTAAATGTAGAACTTGAAAATGCTGAATGGGCAGTTTACATTGAAAAACTTCACCAAGGTGACTACCAAATCGGTCGTATGGGTTGGTTAGGTGACTTCAACGATCCAATGAACTTCCTTGAGCTTTACAAAGAGCTAGGCGGTAATAACGATACTCGTTGGCACGATGATGAGTTTGCTTCATTATTAGAGCAATCTCAAACTGAAACAGATCCTGAAAAACGTACAGCTATGTTAAAGCAAGCTGAAGAAATCTTTATAGATGCAATGCCAGTTGCACCTATTTACTTCTATACAAATGCTTGGGTACAAGAAGACAACCTTAAAGGTATAGTTATGTCTGGTTTAGGTGACGTACAATTGAAGTGGGCTCATTTCGAATAA
- a CDS encoding Lrp/AsnC family transcriptional regulator, with product MLKLDETDLRILQSLQEDGRRPYTDIAKEYGISEGKVRFRINRMLENGVFEFVIHTNPNKIGLHVQAIIGIITKIGFRDHVAEELASFKEVRFVGAFAGKYDIMIQAYFSSNEKLVEFTDHYLSKVNGIEKSDVFLELKDYKDSFSYIELSNE from the coding sequence TTGCTTAAATTAGACGAAACAGATTTACGAATATTGCAATCATTACAGGAAGATGGACGTAGGCCGTACACAGACATTGCCAAGGAATATGGAATAAGCGAAGGTAAAGTGCGCTTTCGCATTAATCGTATGCTTGAAAATGGTGTGTTTGAATTTGTCATACATACAAATCCGAATAAGATTGGTCTACATGTTCAAGCTATCATTGGGATTATTACGAAGATTGGTTTCCGTGACCATGTAGCTGAAGAATTAGCAAGTTTTAAAGAAGTAAGATTTGTGGGAGCATTTGCAGGGAAATACGATATAATGATTCAAGCTTATTTTTCAAGTAATGAAAAATTGGTTGAATTTACAGACCACTATTTGTCAAAAGTAAATGGAATTGAGAAGTCTGATGTTTTCCTAGAATTGAAAGATTACAAGGATTCTTTCTCATATATTGAGTTATCAAATGAGTAA
- the trpS gene encoding tryptophan--tRNA ligase, with amino-acid sequence MSKIFSGIQPSGTLTLGNYLGAMKNFVDMQDGNECFFCIVDQHAITVPQDRLALRENSRSLAALYLAAGIDPDKSTVFIQSEVPAHAQLAWILQCTSYIGELERMTQFKDKSLKQKEGGVSAGLLTYPPLMAADILLYNTDIVPVGEDQKQHLELTRNLAERFNNRYYEVFKVPEVQIPKVGARIMSLTDPTKKMSKSDDNKKAFISMLDDEKQIMKKVKSAVTDSEGIVRYDKENKPGVSNLLTIYSICANRSIEELVEAYKDKGYGEFKTDTAEAIINVLKPIQERYHQLMESEKLDDILDEGAERANRAASKTLQKAMNAVGLVRKRR; translated from the coding sequence ATGAGCAAAATATTCTCAGGTATTCAACCAAGTGGTACATTAACATTAGGAAATTATCTTGGAGCGATGAAAAACTTTGTTGATATGCAAGATGGAAATGAGTGTTTTTTCTGTATTGTTGATCAACATGCAATTACAGTTCCACAAGATCGTTTAGCTTTGCGTGAAAATAGCCGTTCTCTTGCTGCACTTTATTTAGCAGCAGGCATTGATCCAGATAAGTCAACGGTATTTATTCAATCAGAAGTTCCAGCTCACGCTCAGTTAGCTTGGATTTTACAATGCACAAGTTATATCGGCGAATTAGAGCGTATGACTCAATTCAAAGATAAGTCATTAAAGCAAAAAGAAGGTGGAGTTTCTGCTGGTTTACTTACTTATCCACCGCTTATGGCTGCTGATATTTTACTTTATAATACTGATATCGTACCTGTCGGTGAAGATCAAAAACAACACCTTGAGCTAACGAGAAATTTGGCAGAACGCTTTAACAACCGTTATTATGAAGTTTTCAAAGTACCAGAAGTTCAAATTCCTAAAGTTGGTGCACGTATTATGTCACTTACTGATCCAACGAAGAAGATGAGCAAATCTGACGACAATAAAAAAGCTTTCATCTCGATGTTAGATGATGAAAAGCAAATTATGAAAAAGGTAAAAAGTGCGGTAACCGATTCAGAAGGGATCGTACGATATGACAAGGAAAACAAACCGGGTGTTTCAAACCTATTAACTATTTATTCAATTTGTGCAAATCGCTCAATCGAAGAATTAGTAGAAGCCTATAAGGATAAAGGTTATGGTGAGTTTAAAACAGATACTGCTGAAGCAATCATTAATGTCCTTAAGCCAATTCAAGAACGTTATCATCAGTTAATGGAATCAGAAAAACTCGACGATATTTTAGATGAAGGTGCAGAACGAGCTAACCGCGCTGCTTCAAAGACACTCCAAAAAGCAATGAATGCTGTTGGATTAGTACGTAAACGTAGATAA
- a CDS encoding YjbA family protein — MLYLHDVWVNWFEGEENGYNVCSFHEWRKTDTVELLDQAPLLKVNTPLFRYIENDLAEIPKNLLDDVFQKSYVRRNHERIQLEYCFILTDGNDILAVDTIGYTLPIRKSRLIPRQERLVYEMVENEPFTEYVFSKEEMMKEHHILSPEPLVMNGLTRKERQLKQLLFMALDQIKASENPAQIRYWYTEWNPEKYHEVQVMKFEQIWRKLYEEMKLGWTNRHELICEGLIKGQPFFEKLWELENGQKVN, encoded by the coding sequence ATGTTATATTTGCATGACGTATGGGTCAATTGGTTTGAAGGCGAAGAGAACGGTTATAATGTTTGTTCTTTCCATGAATGGAGAAAAACCGATACCGTCGAACTCCTTGATCAAGCACCCTTATTGAAAGTAAACACACCATTATTTCGTTACATAGAAAATGATTTAGCCGAGATACCTAAAAATTTGTTAGATGATGTATTTCAGAAAAGTTATGTACGGCGAAACCATGAGCGAATTCAACTTGAATATTGTTTCATACTAACTGATGGGAACGATATTCTTGCGGTTGATACGATAGGGTATACACTTCCTATTCGAAAAAGCCGCCTTATTCCGAGGCAGGAACGTCTTGTGTATGAAATGGTTGAAAATGAGCCGTTCACAGAATATGTATTTTCGAAGGAAGAAATGATGAAAGAGCATCATATTCTTTCTCCTGAACCACTTGTGATGAACGGCCTTACACGTAAGGAACGACAATTAAAGCAGTTATTGTTCATGGCACTTGACCAAATAAAAGCATCAGAAAATCCTGCACAAATTCGATATTGGTATACAGAGTGGAATCCAGAGAAATATCATGAAGTACAAGTGATGAAATTTGAACAGATTTGGAGAAAGCTCTACGAAGAAATGAAACTTGGTTGGACAAACCGTCATGAATTAATATGTGAAGGATTAATAAAAGGTCAACCTTTTTTTGAAAAACTTTGGGAGCTTGAAAATGGACAAAAGGTTAATTAA
- a CDS encoding DUF2268 domain-containing protein yields the protein MSVQRTDKWLQEYVKRWRQTFNRKQLYLDKIIEPIDDLFTDASHIEIQRHLNHHGMFTHRTNVQSEVSELIKKDYWSIIHTDYEKLKKEWQGPSVQVYIFPSDHNIRLIQQFFKGKSGLSYSKAVFLFVSSRNDETEIKSLLTHEYHHTFYIKKKGNPETVTDVMLMEGMAECAVLERFGKQALAPWTSLYKEKDSEQLWNKYIKGYEKERYNPSTRNLLYGGKGVPKWLGYFLGFQIVKNYVDKHHTQAKDLPNIPKKKFLEQIGWE from the coding sequence ATGTCCGTCCAGCGAACTGATAAATGGTTGCAAGAATATGTCAAAAGATGGCGTCAAACATTCAATCGTAAACAACTTTATTTAGATAAAATCATTGAGCCAATTGATGATCTTTTCACAGATGCGAGCCATATTGAAATTCAACGCCATCTAAATCATCATGGAATGTTCACACATCGGACAAATGTTCAAAGTGAAGTTAGTGAACTAATAAAAAAAGATTATTGGTCCATCATTCATACTGATTATGAAAAACTAAAAAAAGAGTGGCAGGGACCAAGTGTTCAAGTGTATATATTCCCCTCTGATCATAATATTCGCTTAATTCAACAATTTTTTAAGGGTAAAAGTGGTCTTTCATATTCAAAAGCAGTCTTCCTATTCGTTAGTTCACGTAACGATGAAACTGAAATAAAATCATTACTAACTCATGAATACCATCATACGTTTTATATAAAGAAAAAAGGTAACCCAGAAACAGTGACAGACGTAATGTTAATGGAAGGTATGGCAGAATGTGCAGTGTTAGAACGTTTCGGAAAACAAGCACTAGCACCGTGGACCTCATTATATAAAGAGAAAGATAGTGAACAATTATGGAATAAATATATAAAAGGATATGAAAAAGAACGTTATAATCCGTCTACTCGAAATCTTTTATATGGAGGAAAAGGGGTTCCAAAATGGCTAGGATATTTTCTTGGGTTTCAGATCGTTAAGAACTATGTAGACAAACATCACACACAAGCAAAAGATTTACCTAACATTCCAAAAAAGAAGTTTTTAGAACAAATCGGCTGGGAATAG